In the genome of Proteiniborus sp. DW1, one region contains:
- the mvaD gene encoding diphosphomevalonate decarboxylase codes for MINRGKARAYGNIALIKYWGKRDEKYILPMNSSLSLTIECFYTETEVIFDDSLSEDYFYLNDVFQDKATTNKVSSFLDLFRQFADINMKAIVNSKNFVPTAAGLASSASGYAALAAAANIASGLNLGPKELSMYARQGSGSATRSIYGGFVEWQRGTSEKDSYAIPIDDAKWDIGMVIVIVNSKEKSISSREGMKRTVKTSPFYKVWAQCAEDDIKVIKSAIKDRDFEKLGFITERNGLMMHGTMLGAVPPLSYWEPDSILVMQIVRQLRNEGILCYFTMDAGPNVKILCRLSESYKIKERLRQVFAEDQIIVTGPGPGIVVL; via the coding sequence TTGATAAATAGAGGAAAGGCAAGGGCTTATGGAAATATAGCCCTAATTAAATACTGGGGAAAAAGAGATGAAAAATACATCTTACCGATGAATAGCAGTCTTTCCCTAACTATAGAATGTTTTTATACGGAGACAGAGGTTATTTTCGATGATAGCCTTAGTGAAGATTATTTTTATTTAAATGATGTGTTTCAAGATAAAGCAACCACAAATAAGGTAAGCTCATTTTTAGATTTATTCAGGCAATTTGCTGATATTAACATGAAAGCTATTGTCAATAGTAAAAATTTTGTACCTACTGCAGCTGGATTAGCTTCATCAGCTTCTGGCTATGCCGCATTAGCAGCAGCAGCTAATATTGCCAGTGGTCTAAATCTTGGCCCTAAAGAATTATCTATGTATGCCAGACAAGGCTCTGGTAGTGCAACAAGGAGTATTTATGGCGGATTTGTTGAGTGGCAAAGAGGAACATCTGAAAAAGACTCCTATGCCATACCAATAGATGATGCAAAATGGGATATTGGCATGGTTATAGTTATAGTGAACTCTAAGGAAAAGTCAATTTCCAGTCGTGAGGGTATGAAGAGAACTGTAAAGACTTCACCCTTTTATAAAGTATGGGCTCAATGTGCAGAAGATGATATTAAAGTAATAAAATCGGCAATTAAAGATAGAGATTTTGAGAAATTAGGTTTTATTACAGAGAGAAATGGACTTATGATGCATGGCACAATGCTTGGCGCAGTTCCACCTTTATCATATTGGGAGCCTGATAGTATTTTAGTTATGCAGATAGTAAGACAATTAAGAAATGAAGGCATCCTCTGCTATTTTACTATGGATGCTGGCCCCAATGTTAAAATATTGTGTAGATTATCTGAAAGTTATAAAATCAAAGAGAGATTAAGACAAGTATTTGCTGAAGATCAGATAATAGTTACAGGGCCTGGCCCAGGTATAGTTGTTCTATAG
- a CDS encoding phosphomevalonate kinase yields MITSKAPGKLFIAGEYAVIEPGFPAILVAVDQFITVCLEKSTEKGSISTYNNEPIFWTRNNDKLTIEGHTNRLSYILSAINIVERYARELGRNLLYFDLRVSSDLVTQDGVKYGLGSSAAVTVGTIESLLKFYDIEITLDKLFKLSSLANILINDKGSCSDIAACVYGGWIAYTSFDRKWVLDKLNSTTISELLSLEWPNLSIESLIPPKKLNLVIGWTGLPSSTTNLVDKIRDRKEKKSLIYNRFLNDSKKCLEKMINAFKSNDIDEIKKQIQINRGLLVKTGNELGVKIETPQLKELCDIALKYNGSAKPSGAGGGDCGIAIFNREYDLALLIEEWNESGIIYLPLKVYNRIGFN; encoded by the coding sequence ATGATTACATCTAAAGCTCCAGGTAAGTTATTTATAGCTGGGGAGTATGCAGTGATAGAACCAGGTTTTCCTGCTATTCTAGTAGCAGTAGATCAATTTATAACAGTTTGCCTAGAAAAGTCTACTGAAAAGGGAAGTATTAGCACATATAATAATGAACCTATATTTTGGACAAGGAACAATGACAAACTTACTATAGAAGGACATACTAATCGACTTAGTTATATATTATCAGCAATAAATATTGTTGAAAGATATGCAAGGGAGCTTGGCAGAAACCTTTTATATTTTGACCTAAGAGTAAGTAGTGATTTGGTGACTCAAGATGGTGTAAAATATGGACTAGGTTCGAGTGCGGCGGTGACAGTGGGGACTATAGAATCATTACTTAAGTTTTATGATATAGAAATTACATTAGATAAATTATTTAAGCTATCTTCCCTAGCAAATATTTTGATTAATGATAAAGGCTCCTGCAGTGATATAGCAGCCTGTGTTTATGGTGGCTGGATAGCATATACATCGTTTGACAGGAAATGGGTATTGGATAAGCTAAATAGTACTACAATATCTGAACTTTTAAGCTTAGAATGGCCTAATCTTTCGATTGAAAGTTTAATACCTCCTAAGAAGCTAAACTTAGTTATTGGATGGACGGGACTGCCTTCTAGTACTACAAATTTAGTAGACAAGATTAGGGATAGAAAGGAAAAGAAAAGCTTAATATATAATAGATTTTTAAATGATAGTAAAAAATGTTTAGAGAAAATGATTAATGCTTTTAAGAGCAATGATATAGATGAGATTAAGAAGCAAATTCAAATAAATAGAGGGTTATTAGTGAAAACAGGTAATGAGTTAGGTGTAAAAATAGAAACTCCTCAGCTGAAAGAGTTATGTGATATTGCATTAAAATATAATGGCAGTGCTAAGCCATCAGGCGCTGGCGGTGGAGATTGTGGTATTGCTATTTTCAATAGAGAATATGATTTAGCTCTACTAATTGAGGAGTGGAATGAATCAGGAATTATTTATTTGCCACTAAAAGTTTATAATAGGATAGGCTTCAATTGA
- the fni gene encoding type 2 isopentenyl-diphosphate Delta-isomerase — MRKVIMLTNRKDDHVRLAMELHGESRASDFDNIRFVHHSFPEMSVDEVDISTSFSIFTVEYPFFINAMTGGSESTKLINEKLATVARETKLPMASGSLSAAIKDSSLIDSFKIIREVNSEGLVFANLGSEHTVENAKKAVDILRADAIQIHCNVVQEIVMPEGDRDFSGRLKNIEKIVKALDVPVIVKEVGFGMSRETIRKLKDVGVQTIDVSGSGGTNFAKIENYRRRTNKYKYLENFGQSTVTSLLEAQDFIKSTDIIASGGIRNPLDIVKALALGAKAVGISGLFLNMILNDGVEKTIDNINSWKKELRSIMTLLGKKNVSSLASADLLIFNEVREWCLARGIKIVN; from the coding sequence ATGAGAAAGGTGATTATGTTGACAAATAGGAAAGACGATCATGTTAGACTAGCAATGGAGCTTCATGGTGAATCGAGAGCTTCAGATTTCGACAATATTCGCTTTGTACATCATTCGTTTCCAGAGATGAGTGTAGATGAGGTGGATATTTCCACATCCTTTTCCATATTTACTGTGGAGTATCCATTTTTTATTAATGCAATGACTGGAGGAAGCGAGAGTACAAAATTAATAAATGAGAAGTTGGCTACAGTTGCAAGGGAAACTAAGCTGCCAATGGCTTCTGGCTCATTAAGTGCTGCCATTAAGGATTCCTCTCTAATTGATAGCTTTAAAATCATACGAGAAGTCAACTCAGAGGGACTAGTTTTTGCTAACTTAGGTTCTGAACATACTGTAGAAAATGCTAAAAAGGCTGTTGATATCTTAAGAGCTGATGCTATTCAAATTCACTGTAACGTAGTACAGGAGATAGTCATGCCAGAGGGTGATAGGGATTTTTCGGGTAGGCTGAAGAATATTGAGAAAATAGTTAAGGCTTTGGATGTTCCTGTTATAGTGAAAGAAGTAGGCTTTGGTATGAGTAGAGAAACTATAAGAAAGCTAAAAGATGTAGGGGTACAAACAATAGATGTAAGTGGTTCTGGAGGAACTAATTTTGCAAAAATTGAAAACTATCGAAGAAGGACAAATAAATATAAATACCTAGAGAATTTTGGACAATCAACGGTTACTTCTTTATTAGAAGCACAGGATTTTATAAAAAGTACGGATATTATAGCGTCTGGAGGCATACGAAATCCTTTAGATATAGTCAAAGCATTAGCCCTAGGTGCAAAAGCAGTAGGTATTTCAGGGCTATTTTTAAATATGATTTTGAACGATGGTGTTGAAAAGACTATAGATAATATAAACAGTTGGAAAAAAGAGCTTAGGTCAATAATGACACTTCTTGGTAAAAAAAATGTATCAAGCTTAGCTAGTGCAGATTTACTGATTTTTAACGAAGTGAGAGAATGGTGTCTTGCAAGAGGTATTAAAATTGTCAACTAA
- a CDS encoding biotin transporter BioY, with the protein MKLKTRDMILIALFTALTAIGGFLKIPTPVVPFTLQVFFCVYAGIFLGSRKGMLSQLLYVLIGLGGVPVFTEGGGFAYIFKPTFGYILGFILCAYITGKVTESFKELKFTNIFIASFVGLASVYVIGVPYLYLMINRVAETPITFSAAIKMGLVPFLVHDLIKCIIVTVTAAKILPVLGRLGYITKKA; encoded by the coding sequence ATGAAGCTCAAAACTCGTGACATGATTTTAATTGCACTATTTACAGCTCTCACAGCAATAGGAGGCTTCTTAAAGATTCCAACACCAGTAGTACCCTTTACACTTCAAGTGTTTTTTTGTGTATATGCAGGTATTTTTTTAGGTTCACGAAAGGGAATGCTATCTCAGCTTTTATATGTTCTCATAGGACTAGGAGGGGTTCCTGTATTTACCGAAGGAGGTGGGTTTGCATATATATTTAAGCCTACCTTTGGATATATACTAGGGTTCATATTATGTGCATATATAACAGGGAAGGTTACAGAGTCTTTTAAAGAACTTAAGTTCACGAATATTTTCATTGCATCCTTTGTTGGATTAGCTTCTGTGTATGTAATTGGAGTGCCTTATCTCTATTTAATGATAAATAGAGTAGCTGAGACACCTATTACTTTCTCTGCAGCCATTAAAATGGGTTTAGTTCCTTTCTTAGTTCACGATCTTATAAAATGCATAATAGTTACAGTGACAGCAGCTAAGATATTACCTGTATTAGGGCGTTTAGGGTATATTACAAAGAAAGCTTAG
- a CDS encoding PRD domain-containing protein, protein MSAKEYIVSKILNNNVILAVDYKTRQELILIGKGIGFGKKEGRKVNIHIKDVEKSFIAYDEKTKKEYLQLINQLDSNVMGVSEEIIAMAEKQLGQLSSHIHIALTDHIGFAIDRIKMGLEINNPFLYEIRALYPEEYKAGLLAAEVIKGRLNVTISESEVGFIALHFHSARQNKRVTETMKDTRLLKEIIDMIQRELSVSIDNRDLMYTRLINHLRVTLNRLDEKKYIENPLLSNIKEQFKESYRISQKIGEYIEEKKHINITEDELGYLALHIERIKETSKIISRRVTELYQA, encoded by the coding sequence TTGTCAGCTAAAGAGTATATAGTCTCGAAGATTTTAAACAATAATGTTATATTAGCTGTAGACTACAAGACTAGGCAGGAGCTTATTCTAATAGGAAAAGGCATTGGGTTTGGGAAAAAAGAAGGGAGAAAGGTTAATATACATATTAAAGACGTAGAGAAGTCCTTTATTGCTTATGATGAAAAGACAAAGAAAGAATATCTTCAGCTAATAAATCAACTAGATAGTAATGTTATGGGAGTAAGCGAAGAGATTATTGCTATGGCAGAAAAGCAGTTAGGACAGCTTAGTTCTCACATACATATTGCACTAACTGATCATATTGGATTTGCTATTGACCGAATAAAAATGGGCCTAGAAATAAATAATCCCTTTCTTTATGAAATAAGAGCACTATATCCAGAAGAGTATAAAGCAGGGCTATTAGCAGCAGAAGTCATTAAAGGCAGGCTTAATGTGACTATTTCAGAGTCAGAGGTAGGATTTATAGCACTTCATTTCCATTCTGCAAGACAAAACAAAAGAGTAACCGAAACTATGAAAGACACAAGACTTTTAAAAGAGATAATTGATATGATTCAAAGAGAACTATCTGTATCTATTGATAATAGAGATTTAATGTATACCAGACTAATAAACCACTTGAGGGTAACCTTAAATAGACTAGATGAAAAGAAGTATATAGAAAATCCTTTGTTGAGTAACATAAAAGAGCAATTTAAAGAGTCCTATAGGATATCACAGAAGATAGGTGAATATATAGAGGAGAAAAAACATATTAATATAACAGAAGATGAATTAGGATACTTGGCGCTTCATATAGAGAGAATTAAGGAAACTTCAAAGATAATATCTAGGCGTGTTACTGAGTTATATCAGGCATGA
- the nagE gene encoding N-acetylglucosamine-specific PTS transporter subunit IIBC produces the protein MRGFFGKLQKLGKALMLPVAAMPVAALLLRLGAEDVLNIPFIEATGNAIFDNLAILFAIGVAVGLSKDNAGSAGLAGAVGYFVITSGAQAINPVINMGVLAGIIAGVVAGNLYNKYHNIKLPDFLGFFGGKRFVPIVTSLVCIILALIFGFIWPPIQNVIDSVGNWMIGAGALGVFTFGFLNRILIPLGLHHVINSIVWFIFGEYNGATGDLHRFFAGDPTAGGFMTGFYPVMMFGLVAAALAMYTAAKPEKRKSVGGLLFSVGFTAFLTGITEPLEFMFMFLAPVLYVAHALLTGAAMAVCYVVGIKHGFGFSAGAIDYFLNMGLATNGWLLIPIGIVFGVIYYVLFVFAIKKLDLPTPGRIEEEGEGLNALIDEKGLHGLAKLYVDALGGAENIVEIDSCITRLRLSVNDGDKVNESELKDLGATGVLRPTKKNMQVVVGTKADIIAEEIKDYLKKITKTSN, from the coding sequence ATGAGAGGTTTTTTTGGAAAGCTTCAAAAGCTGGGAAAAGCGCTAATGCTTCCAGTTGCAGCAATGCCTGTGGCTGCACTATTATTAAGACTAGGGGCAGAAGATGTATTGAATATACCTTTTATTGAAGCAACAGGTAATGCAATATTTGATAATCTTGCAATTTTATTTGCAATAGGAGTGGCTGTAGGCTTATCAAAGGATAACGCTGGCTCAGCAGGACTTGCAGGGGCTGTTGGTTATTTTGTTATAACATCAGGTGCTCAAGCTATAAATCCAGTTATAAACATGGGAGTATTAGCTGGAATTATTGCTGGTGTTGTTGCTGGTAACCTATATAATAAGTACCATAACATTAAGCTACCTGATTTCTTAGGATTCTTTGGTGGGAAGAGGTTTGTTCCTATTGTTACATCTCTTGTATGCATTATTTTAGCTCTTATATTTGGTTTTATATGGCCACCAATACAGAATGTTATTGATTCAGTAGGAAATTGGATGATAGGTGCAGGAGCATTAGGAGTTTTCACATTCGGATTTTTGAACAGAATATTGATACCTTTAGGGTTACATCATGTAATAAACAGTATAGTATGGTTCATATTTGGCGAGTACAATGGGGCGACGGGAGACTTGCACAGATTCTTTGCTGGAGATCCAACTGCTGGTGGATTCATGACAGGTTTTTACCCAGTTATGATGTTTGGCCTTGTAGCAGCAGCTCTTGCTATGTATACAGCTGCTAAGCCAGAAAAAAGAAAGTCTGTTGGTGGCTTACTATTTAGTGTAGGATTCACTGCATTTCTAACTGGTATAACTGAACCACTAGAATTTATGTTTATGTTCTTAGCACCTGTATTGTACGTTGCTCATGCACTTTTAACAGGTGCTGCAATGGCAGTTTGTTATGTTGTGGGAATTAAACACGGATTTGGTTTCTCAGCTGGAGCTATAGATTATTTTCTTAACATGGGTTTAGCTACTAATGGTTGGTTGTTGATTCCTATTGGAATTGTCTTTGGAGTAATATATTATGTTCTTTTTGTATTTGCAATTAAAAAGCTTGATCTTCCTACGCCAGGAAGAATAGAAGAAGAGGGAGAAGGCCTAAATGCATTAATAGATGAAAAAGGGCTTCATGGATTAGCTAAATTATATGTTGATGCATTAGGAGGAGCTGAAAATATAGTTGAAATTGATTCATGTATAACTAGATTAAGATTATCAGTTAATGATGGAGATAAGGTAAACGAATCAGAGCTAAAGGATTTAGGAGCAACTGGAGTATTGAGACCAACTAAGAAAAATATGCAGGTAGTAGTTGGAACAAAGGCAGATATAATAGCAGAAGAAATTAAAGATTATTTAAAAAAGATAACTAAAACATCTAATTAG
- a CDS encoding PEP phosphonomutase, producing MYKRILDLNSSDIVDMTKEEKLLSIKAAEGRTVLSEVITIAPPILYDVSNVELASAFGADMLLLNSYDVNKPKVIGLPINEGEEVIREIKRLTGRLIGINLEPVDLEADIIDQREAISEGRLSTVQNVQKALEQGADMVVFTGNPKTGVTNKQIVNATKKTRETVGDKIIITAGKMHAAGSGRETGSGLIDKNTVKDFIEAGCDIVLLPAPGTVPGMTVDYIRNLVEYVHSFGKLAMTSIGTSQEGADESTIRSIALYSKMTGADIHHIGDSGMVLGMATPENIMIYSIAIKGKRHTYRRMARSVNR from the coding sequence ATGTATAAGAGAATACTAGACCTGAACTCATCTGATATTGTAGATATGACTAAGGAAGAAAAGCTTCTAAGTATTAAAGCAGCTGAAGGAAGAACTGTATTGTCCGAAGTCATAACTATAGCTCCTCCAATTTTATATGATGTTAGTAACGTGGAGCTTGCATCAGCCTTTGGAGCAGATATGCTACTATTAAATTCTTATGATGTAAACAAACCAAAGGTAATAGGCCTTCCTATTAATGAAGGCGAAGAAGTTATAAGAGAAATTAAAAGGCTAACTGGAAGGCTTATAGGAATTAATCTAGAGCCTGTAGATCTAGAAGCTGATATAATAGATCAGAGAGAAGCTATCTCAGAAGGAAGATTAAGTACTGTCCAAAATGTACAAAAGGCTTTAGAACAAGGAGCAGACATGGTGGTATTTACTGGAAATCCAAAAACTGGAGTTACAAATAAACAGATTGTTAATGCTACAAAAAAGACTAGGGAAACAGTAGGAGATAAGATAATAATTACAGCAGGGAAAATGCATGCAGCAGGAAGTGGAAGAGAAACAGGAAGCGGTCTAATAGATAAGAATACAGTAAAGGACTTCATTGAGGCAGGCTGTGACATTGTTCTTTTACCTGCCCCAGGAACTGTACCAGGTATGACAGTAGACTATATTAGAAATCTCGTTGAATACGTGCATTCTTTTGGAAAGTTAGCAATGACATCTATAGGAACTTCGCAAGAAGGGGCTGATGAGTCTACCATAAGAAGTATCGCATTATACAGTAAAATGACAGGTGCAGACATTCATCATATAGGAGATTCAGGAATGGTATTAGGTATGGCTACACCAGAAAATATTATGATTTATTCAATTGCAATCAAGGGTAAGAGACATACCTATAGAAGAATGGCTAGATCTGTGAACAGATAG
- a CDS encoding PTS glucose transporter subunit IIA, with product MFNFLKKKKEVSIVAPMTGEIIEIGKVPDKVFAEKMVGDGLAIKPTDGVVVAPCNGKVIQVFPTKHAMGLLTLEGLEILIHIGLDTVSLKGNGFKIFVEPGDNVKKGDRLLKVDLDYVSENAKSTITPIIITNIDAVNRLLVRNGTVEKGKDVIMSIELK from the coding sequence ATGTTTAATTTTTTGAAAAAGAAAAAAGAAGTTTCAATAGTAGCCCCTATGACTGGAGAAATCATAGAAATAGGTAAAGTCCCAGATAAAGTATTTGCAGAGAAAATGGTAGGAGATGGCTTGGCTATAAAACCAACAGATGGAGTAGTAGTAGCTCCTTGTAATGGCAAGGTAATACAAGTATTTCCTACAAAGCATGCTATGGGCCTCTTAACGCTAGAAGGGCTGGAAATCCTAATTCATATAGGGTTAGATACTGTAAGCTTAAAGGGAAATGGATTTAAAATCTTTGTTGAACCAGGAGATAATGTGAAAAAAGGAGATAGGCTTTTAAAGGTTGACTTAGACTATGTCTCAGAAAATGCTAAATCAACTATTACCCCTATAATAATTACTAATATAGATGCGGTTAATAGACTATTGGTGAGAAATGGAACAGTTGAAAAAGGAAAGGATGTGATAATGAGTATAGAGCTTAAATAA
- a CDS encoding YtxH domain-containing protein, which translates to MPVRHLFEKSKKEKEKKMRKEIAKKVAVGTAVGTALGAVTGVLFAPKSGKETREDIAKKTKEATEAVKVTLKDSGQVLMEKGEIIGRSIKEKIEEVKIKKDSCQLCEEELQDYIIIEEDCEEEKEENN; encoded by the coding sequence ATGCCAGTAAGACATTTATTTGAAAAATCAAAAAAGGAAAAAGAAAAGAAAATGAGAAAGGAGATTGCGAAGAAAGTAGCAGTAGGTACAGCAGTAGGTACAGCATTGGGAGCTGTTACAGGAGTGCTATTTGCGCCAAAGTCTGGAAAGGAAACTAGAGAAGATATTGCAAAAAAAACTAAAGAAGCAACAGAAGCAGTTAAAGTAACATTAAAGGACTCTGGTCAAGTTTTAATGGAAAAAGGAGAGATAATTGGAAGGAGCATAAAAGAAAAGATAGAGGAAGTAAAGATTAAGAAAGATAGTTGTCAATTATGTGAAGAAGAGCTTCAAGATTATATAATAATAGAAGAAGATTGTGAAGAAGAAAAAGAGGAAAACAATTAA
- a CDS encoding LysR family transcriptional regulator, translated as MNIGWRIWLTKDETKIFGKGPKELLQRTEKMGSLRKAAMSMNMSYSKAWNLISNLEKSLGLKILDKTIGGVDGGSSKLTQEGKILIEKYEELEKKVEEAILKIFEETF; from the coding sequence ATGAATATTGGTTGGAGAATATGGTTAACAAAAGATGAAACTAAGATATTTGGAAAGGGACCCAAAGAGCTTTTGCAAAGAACAGAAAAGATGGGTTCACTTAGAAAAGCAGCTATGTCTATGAATATGTCATACAGCAAGGCTTGGAATCTTATTTCCAACTTAGAAAAATCATTAGGTTTAAAAATACTTGATAAGACAATAGGGGGGGTAGACGGAGGAAGCTCTAAACTTACACAAGAAGGCAAGATTCTAATAGAGAAGTATGAAGAACTTGAAAAAAAAGTAGAAGAGGCTATCTTAAAAATTTTTGAAGAAACATTTTAA
- the modA gene encoding molybdate ABC transporter substrate-binding protein produces the protein MKKVIVLLLVFTLAFGLYGCTSNSSDGSKQGDNVAQDQNISQKESNNLVELTISAAASLTEAYGEIKELYESEKGIRLIFNFGASGTLQKQIEEGAEVDVFVSAGKKQMDALEEQDLIIKDTRDNIYRNELALLVAKEYKDQIKTINDIVGTDLKISIGVPETVPAGQYAKDALVYLEVWNQLEPNIVYGKDVSQVLTYVDKGEVAAGIVFSSDSVRAKESYLAEIFPEETHTPIVYPAAIVSSTKNKEASLDFLQYLKTGKAKEILERYGFRIYIEE, from the coding sequence ATGAAAAAAGTGATAGTATTATTATTAGTATTTACATTGGCTTTTGGCCTTTATGGATGTACTAGTAACAGTTCAGATGGAAGTAAGCAAGGAGACAATGTTGCTCAAGATCAAAATATTAGTCAAAAGGAGAGCAACAATTTAGTAGAGCTTACTATAAGTGCAGCTGCAAGTTTGACAGAGGCTTATGGTGAAATAAAAGAATTATATGAGTCAGAAAAGGGAATAAGGTTGATATTTAACTTTGGTGCATCAGGAACTCTTCAGAAGCAAATTGAGGAAGGAGCAGAAGTAGATGTTTTTGTATCTGCAGGTAAGAAGCAAATGGATGCTCTTGAGGAACAGGATTTAATAATAAAAGATACTAGAGATAACATATACAGAAATGAACTAGCCCTTTTAGTGGCTAAGGAATACAAGGACCAAATAAAAACTATAAATGATATAGTAGGTACTGACCTAAAAATTAGCATAGGTGTGCCGGAGACAGTTCCTGCAGGACAATATGCAAAAGATGCATTAGTATACCTGGAAGTTTGGAATCAGCTTGAACCAAATATAGTATACGGAAAAGATGTAAGCCAAGTACTTACATATGTAGACAAAGGCGAGGTAGCAGCTGGTATAGTTTTTAGCTCTGACTCAGTGAGAGCAAAGGAAAGCTATTTAGCAGAGATTTTTCCAGAGGAGACTCATACTCCAATTGTATATCCAGCAGCTATAGTTTCATCCACTAAAAACAAAGAAGCTAGCTTAGATTTTTTACAATATTTAAAAACAGGCAAAGCAAAAGAAATCCTAGAAAGGTACGGATTTAGAATATACATAGAGGAATAG
- the modB gene encoding molybdate ABC transporter permease subunit translates to MILSPIIISIRVAIISTVITLIIGVFLSRLTTKYNFRGKDILEVVLLLPMILPPSVVGYGLLILIGKRGVIGKLLYDIFGLRLIFTWVAACIAATIVSLPLMYQSCKSAFLKVDPCLEEAAWSLGASKRKVFWKISVPLALPGILSGIILAFARSLGEFGATLMVAGNIPGKTQNIPLAIYYAVEVGDTKTANILLGIVVLFSFAVVYGVNRWTKNQG, encoded by the coding sequence ATGATACTAAGCCCTATAATAATATCCATTAGAGTTGCAATAATATCTACAGTTATTACATTGATAATAGGTGTATTTTTGTCAAGATTAACTACTAAATATAACTTTAGAGGTAAGGATATACTAGAAGTAGTTCTCCTATTGCCTATGATACTGCCACCTTCTGTTGTTGGCTATGGGCTGTTAATATTAATAGGGAAAAGAGGAGTTATAGGAAAACTATTATATGATATTTTTGGATTAAGGCTTATTTTTACCTGGGTAGCAGCTTGTATAGCTGCTACTATAGTTTCTCTTCCTTTAATGTATCAAAGTTGCAAGAGTGCATTTTTAAAGGTTGATCCTTGTTTAGAAGAAGCGGCTTGGTCATTAGGAGCAAGCAAAAGAAAAGTATTTTGGAAGATTAGTGTTCCCCTTGCTTTGCCAGGTATACTAAGTGGAATAATTCTAGCCTTTGCTAGGTCTTTAGGCGAGTTTGGAGCTACACTAATGGTAGCAGGCAATATACCAGGTAAAACCCAAAACATACCATTAGCGATATATTATGCCGTAGAAGTGGGAGATACTAAAACTGCAAACATTTTATTAGGCATAGTTGTGTTATTTAGCTTTGCTGTGGTATATGGCGTGAATAGATGGACAAAGAATCAAGGATAA